TCCTGCGGACGGGCCGCCTCGCGCACGGCGTTGGCGAGCGCCTCCAGGTCGTCACCGCTGGGCCGGGCCGGAGCCGAGCCGTCGAGGAGCCGGACGACCTCCCAGCCGCGCGGGGCGGTGAGGCGCTCGGAGTGCTCGGCGCACAGGTCGTAGCAGTGCGGCTCGGCGTAGGTGGCGAGCGGGCCGAGGACGGCGGTCGAGTCGGCGTAGACGTA
The sequence above is drawn from the Streptomyces sp. SAT1 genome and encodes:
- a CDS encoding DUF3499 domain-containing protein, producing MESRRGPLKSAVPSNVVSPVRRCSRTACGRPAVATLTYVYADSTAVLGPLATYAEPHCYDLCAEHSERLTAPRGWEVVRLLDGSAPARPSGDDLEALANAVREAARPQERAAEAGGGARGADPMEVARRGHLRVLRSPDN